The Streptomyces sp. ICC1 DNA window AGGCGGACTGTTCCGCCTCGGAAGAAGCCGATCTCGATACCGCCGGCGCGCCAGGCGACGCCCGAGTGCAGGCTCTCGATGGCCGCGGCCCATCCGTGTTCGCCGATCACACCCACCCGGTGCACGACATCGCGCTCACAGATCGCGCGCAGCTGCGGCCAGTCCGCGGCGAGCAGCTCGTGCCACGCCTGGTCCATCGCCTCGGCGATCCTGGAGACGGCATCCGCCGAGTCCAGCACTGCGCGTACGCGGGGATCACGGGCGGACGGGCCGGTCGCGGTGGCGGCGAATTCGTGGCGGGCCGCTTCCAGCGGTGTGGCCCGGATCACGGCCAGGTCGTCAGCCCAGGTCTGGATGAGGCCGCGCGGGGGCGGGGCGACGAAGTTCGGTCCGCCTTGCGGGGCCTGCAGCGCGAGGGCGGCGTCCAGTTCGGTCTCGCGGCGAAGCCGTTCAAAGGCCGGCATGAGCCGGGCGGCCCAGGCTCGCGGCAGCGGCTGGCCTTGGCCGGCGAGCGAGCGCAGCAGCAAACAGAGGTCCAGTGCAGGCGACAGCGCGAAGCGGCTGCGCAGCAGGTCCTCGACGGAGACTTCGAAGCGCAGCACCCTGCGACGCTACCGCAGGACGTCCGTTCCGATTCGTCGAGCGACGAATCATTGTTGGGTGGGGTGGGCGCACGGCGAGGCTGGGCGTCATGACCCCAACCGCCGAGCCCGCGCAGGGCAACCACCGTGCCACCTACCGGGAGGTGCTGGCCGAGCCGCGATTCCGGCTGCTCTTCTCAACCCGCACCGTCGCGATCACTGCGGACGCGCTGCGTATCACCACGTTCTCGGTGCTGGTCTTCTCGGCCACCGGCTCTGCGCTGCTGAGCGCACTGGCCTTCGGCATCGGCTTCATCCCGCAGCTGTTCGGCTCGCTGCTGCTGGGCTCACTGGCCGACCGACTGCCGCCCCGCGCGCTCATCACCGGCGGCTACGCCTTGACGTGCGCCGCCGCCCTGCTGCTCGCCCTCGTGCGGATGCCGATCGCGGCAAGCCTCGGTGTCGTGGCGCTGGTCGCCCTCGCCACACCGGTGTTTCACGGCGCGTCGAGTCGGCTGGTCGCGCAGTCGCTGGAGGGCGACGCCTATGTACTGGGCCGCTCACTGAACAACATCGCCTCCTCCGGCGCGCAATTGTTCGGTCTGGCGCTGGGAGGCGCGGCCGTTGCGGTACTCGGCCCACACCGGGCACTCGCGGTAAGCGCCGCCCTCTACCTCGGTTGCGCGCTCGCTATCCGCATCCGGCTACCCCGGCTGCAGCCGGGAGAGTTCGGCGTCACACCCGGCAGCGCTCGGGGCGACGGCGGGGCCGTCCGGGCAAGCCTGCACGGTGCCGGCCGGCTGCTGCGCGGACGCACGGTGCGACGACTGATGCTGGCCCAGTGGCTACCGACCGGCTTCGTAGCGGGCGCGGAAGGTCTGATCGTCGCCTACGCAGGAGGACGCCACTTCGCGCCCGGCTGGTACGCGGTGCTGATGGGCTGTCTGCCGGTCGGCATGCTTGTCGGCGACCTGCTGGTGGGCCGACTCCTCCGGCCACTCACCCGGGAGCGACTGGTAGTCCCGTTGATTGCGCTGATGGGACTGCCGCTGGTCGGCTTCGCTGCCGAGCCCGGAGTGGGCGTCTCGTCCTGTCTGCTGCTGCTCTGCGGCTTCGGATTCGCCTATGGTCTCGGCTTGCAACGGCCGTTCCTGGATGCCCTGCCGCAGGATGGTCAGGGCCAGGCCTTCGGTCTGCTCGGCTCCGGCGGCATGACGCTACAGGGCGTCGGGCCGGCGTGCTTCGGGTTGGTGGCCGCAGGCATCGGAACAGGCGGCGCAATCGCCCTGGCAGGTGGCGCGGCGGCGCTTACCGCCGGCTGGATTCTCACCTGGCACCCGCCCACCTCCCCGGTCCCCGTCCCGAACTACTCAACGGGATCGGAGAACGGCACCGAACAGCATGCGTGTAGTTCTCCTGCGCAGTAACCGCCGCAGGTCGAGTCACCACCACACCCGTCGGTCACGCCCAGGCCCTCAGCCTGATCACCGCCCCCGAACTGCGCCAGAGCCTGTACGACGTCCACGCCCACGCACTCACCCTGTATCCACCCCGAGCTCTGCGGCCTAGCGCATCTCGCTGCTACCCCGCCAACCGACGACACCAGCCGTACGGGCGTGCGAGGCTCGCACCATGACGACGGAGAGCAGCCAGGAGTACGGGAAGCACAAGAAGTTCCGCCAGTTTGTCGACTGCCCGCGCTGCGGCTACACCGACTTTCCTCCCGGCCAACTCAATGAGGAACAAACGATTGAGACCCGGACGTGCGAGGACTGCGGCACGGAGGTAGAAACAGAACCATTCTTTACCGCGCCTCCAGGCGAAGCCACCCACACCTTCGATAGCTGAGATCCCTGGGCCAAAGTCCCGACAACTTCGAACCCGACAGTCGACTTGCCTAATGAAGGTACTGGTTGTCGCCGTGGATGTATCCGACGGGAACCGGCCCGACGTGGCGCAGCTGGGCGGCGTGGTCGCGGACCAGCTGCTGCTCGCCGTCGGTGAGTCTGTCTCCGGCGCGGGTCAGGTACTTCTCCGCCCCGTCGGCGGCGGCCTCCAGAGAGGCTTCGGCTTCCACCCGATCGGCACGGCAGAGCTCCCCGGCCTCGTGCAGCCGGGCACACAGCGCCCCAGCTTGCTGGTGGACGGCCCGCCAGTCGCCGGCGGACAGGCTGAGCGCCTTCGCCGGGGTACCGGGGACCGCGGTGAGCAGCAGGGCCAGGTCCTCGGCCCGGCTGTCGATGAGGCTGGGTGCCCGGCTGTGCCCGAGGGCGGGGACGACATGCCTGTATGCGCGGGTCTCACGGGTGAAGAACTTCTCGCTCGGCGAGACCTTCACGTACCGGTGCACGCCGTCAGCGCCCTCCACCTCCCACACTCGGGAGCGGTCCCAGTCGTGCGAGGCGTCGCGTACGGAGACGATGGACCCGATCCGCTGCTCCGCCCACCCCCGCACCGCCGGCGGCAGTAGCTTCGGCTGCCTCATCGGACGGACCTCCTACTGGGGCGCTCGGATCCCGAAGGGCCGCATGCAGGGCCGTCGGATGTGGTGAGGTGGGGGAGCAACGAGTTCTCCTTGCTGGGTCGGCCACGACGGACGACGGTGGGTCGGGCGGGGGTGGAGCCGGTCAGCGGTCCTGGGAGAGGGCGAGGAGCTCGGCGAAGGTCCCGCCGCCGTGGACAAGATCGTCGTAGCGGCCCTGTTCGGAGATCCGACCGTCTTCCAGCACGATGATGTGGTCCGCGATCTTCGTGTTTTCCAGCCGGTGGGTGACCATGATCGTGATCCGGTCGGCGGCGATGGCCTTGATCTGCTCGAAGATCAGATGCTCACCACGCGGGTCCATCTGAGAAGTCGGCTCGTCCAAGATCAACAACTCGGGCTTGCGGTACAGGGCCCGGGCGCACGCCTCGCGCTGCCACTCCCCGCCGGAGAAAGTGATGCCTCCCCAGATATCGCGGGCCTGGAGGGTGTTCAGCCCGTTGGGGAGGTCTTCGACGGCTTTGCGCAGGCCGACCGCGTCGATGGCCTCCCATACGGGTCCGTCGTCGTGGGTGTGCGGCTGGCCGAGGGTGATGTTCTCGCGAACCGGCCACGGCCACTTGGCGAACTCCTGCGGCACCAGGCCGGTACGTGCCCAGACGCTGGCCGGGTCGGTGTCAGCGAGGTCGCTACCGTTCCAGGTGACCCTGCCCTTGTCGCAGAGGTAGATACCGGTGATCAGGCGCGACAGGGTCGACTTCCCGGAGCCGTTCGCTCCGACGATTGCGAGGATCTGGCCGCGCTCCAGGGTGAGGGAGACGCCGTCGACCGCAGGCTTGTCCTTCCCGGGGTACTGGTAGGAGACCTCTTCGAGCCGGATCTGCTGGACCGAGCCGGTGATCTCGCCCGGTCCGCGCTGGGGCGTAAGGGCGGCGGCCTCGTCGAGGAAGGACTGCATGTCGGTGAGATAGAGGCTGGTGTGGAAGATGGCGGCGCCGTTGATGACAACCTGGGACAGGGCGGCGAGTGCGGTCTGGACGGCGATGACGGCCGTGGCGGCGATGGCGGGTTCGATCCGGCCGGTCACGGCGAGCCAGGCGAGCGCCCCCCACGTTGCGAGGAGGAAGACGCCGCCGGCCAGCGCGGAGAGCAGGGAGATCCGCAAGGTCCGCGGTGCGGCGGCCAGGTTCCGCCGGTCGCACCGGTCGGACAGGGCCCGGTACCAGTAGACGAGGTAGTCGGTCATCGAGTTGGCACGAACCTCGTCCCCATACTGGGATGCGGTGGCCCACCAGCGCATCATCCCGCGCACGTTGCGGTCGGAGATGTTCGAGTAGTGGATCTCGTAGTCGACACGGGCGGTCAGCACAGCTCCGATGCCGGCGGGGAGTACGGCGAGGAGCAGCAGGGGCAACATCATGACGTTGAGCAGGGACAGGACGCTGCCGGCGGTGACCAGGCGGATCAGGGAGGACATGAAGCGCTGGGCGTCGGTGACCATCACGTGGGTGCGGACCACCCCCATCTCGGCCGCCTCCTGCCGGTCGGAGAAGCCGTCCCCGGCGTAGGCCGAGGCCTCGACCCGGCAGACCGCCTCGACCAGGGCGCTGTCCGTCTCCGAGGTGAGCAGCGGGGTGATCCGTCGGGCGGCGTAGGTGGCCACGGCCCCTGCGACGCGGTTCATCGTGGCGGCGAGCGCGACCACGAGCAGCGCGGGCAACGCTCCGTGAAGACGGTCGCCGGCACTGCCGGCGCCGAGTACGGGCCCCATCGCGCGGGCGGTGGCGGCCAGCAGCACCGCGGCGGATACGCCCGTGATGACCTGGCACCCGATCAGGAGCCGTACGGCCTGCCGGTCGGTCTGCCACGACAGCCGGCCGATGCGGGCCAGGACCGACGGGAGCGTGGCGCACAGCTTCTGGAAGGAGACCTCGGCGAGTGGGTTGACGGAATACTGCCCGCTGTAGGTGATCTCCGCCGGAGGCGGCGGAGGCGGAGCACCGGCCGGTTTGCTGTGTGCTTCGGACGTGGTCATCGGGTCCCCCTGGATCGCCGGTCGGACGCTGTCGGAAGCTCAACGACAGCCTCCAT harbors:
- a CDS encoding winged helix-turn-helix domain-containing protein, which gives rise to MLRFEVSVEDLLRSRFALSPALDLCLLLRSLAGQGQPLPRAWAARLMPAFERLRRETELDAALALQAPQGGPNFVAPPPRGLIQTWADDLAVIRATPLEAARHEFAATATGPSARDPRVRAVLDSADAVSRIAEAMDQAWHELLAADWPQLRAICERDVVHRVGVIGEHGWAAAIESLHSGVAWRAGGIEIGFFRGGTVRLAGDGLLLIPSAIVGHIAAQMEDPWPRTLVYRARGTAALWGEQESVPQPDALTALVGRARARLLLALDAPASTSHLARSLAMAPGAVGDHLAILRGAGLLVRARSGRSVLYRRTPLGEALVAGSG
- a CDS encoding MFS transporter: MTPTAEPAQGNHRATYREVLAEPRFRLLFSTRTVAITADALRITTFSVLVFSATGSALLSALAFGIGFIPQLFGSLLLGSLADRLPPRALITGGYALTCAAALLLALVRMPIAASLGVVALVALATPVFHGASSRLVAQSLEGDAYVLGRSLNNIASSGAQLFGLALGGAAVAVLGPHRALAVSAALYLGCALAIRIRLPRLQPGEFGVTPGSARGDGGAVRASLHGAGRLLRGRTVRRLMLAQWLPTGFVAGAEGLIVAYAGGRHFAPGWYAVLMGCLPVGMLVGDLLVGRLLRPLTRERLVVPLIALMGLPLVGFAAEPGVGVSSCLLLLCGFGFAYGLGLQRPFLDALPQDGQGQAFGLLGSGGMTLQGVGPACFGLVAAGIGTGGAIALAGGAAALTAGWILTWHPPTSPVPVPNYSTGSENGTEQHACSSPAQ
- a CDS encoding phosphotransferase; protein product: MRQPKLLPPAVRGWAEQRIGSIVSVRDASHDWDRSRVWEVEGADGVHRYVKVSPSEKFFTRETRAYRHVVPALGHSRAPSLIDSRAEDLALLLTAVPGTPAKALSLSAGDWRAVHQQAGALCARLHEAGELCRADRVEAEASLEAAADGAEKYLTRAGDRLTDGEQQLVRDHAAQLRHVGPVPVGYIHGDNQYLH
- a CDS encoding ABC transporter ATP-binding protein — encoded protein: MTTSEAHSKPAGAPPPPPPAEITYSGQYSVNPLAEVSFQKLCATLPSVLARIGRLSWQTDRQAVRLLIGCQVITGVSAAVLLAATARAMGPVLGAGSAGDRLHGALPALLVVALAATMNRVAGAVATYAARRITPLLTSETDSALVEAVCRVEASAYAGDGFSDRQEAAEMGVVRTHVMVTDAQRFMSSLIRLVTAGSVLSLLNVMMLPLLLLAVLPAGIGAVLTARVDYEIHYSNISDRNVRGMMRWWATASQYGDEVRANSMTDYLVYWYRALSDRCDRRNLAAAPRTLRISLLSALAGGVFLLATWGALAWLAVTGRIEPAIAATAVIAVQTALAALSQVVINGAAIFHTSLYLTDMQSFLDEAAALTPQRGPGEITGSVQQIRLEEVSYQYPGKDKPAVDGVSLTLERGQILAIVGANGSGKSTLSRLITGIYLCDKGRVTWNGSDLADTDPASVWARTGLVPQEFAKWPWPVRENITLGQPHTHDDGPVWEAIDAVGLRKAVEDLPNGLNTLQARDIWGGITFSGGEWQREACARALYRKPELLILDEPTSQMDPRGEHLIFEQIKAIAADRITIMVTHRLENTKIADHIIVLEDGRISEQGRYDDLVHGGGTFAELLALSQDR